The DNA window CGTGGAGGTCGCCGCCGAGATCGACGACTTCTTCCAGAGCGAAGGCAAAAAGTACTTCGCAGACCTCGCGCCGTTTGTGCGGATCACCCTCGTCGAGATGCTCCCCACCGTGCTCGCGGCCTACAAcgccgagacgcagaaaTTCGCGCACGACCTCCTCGAGAAAAACCCGCGCATCCACCTGCGACTCAGGTCCCaagtcgtcggcgtcggacCCGAATCGGTGCGCATCCGCAGCAGCACGGCGGGGGGgcccggcgccggcgcggagactgaGGAGACCGAGCTGCCCTGCGGCCTGCTGGTCTGGGCGTCGGGCATCAAGAGCCCAAAGTTCTGTCTCGACAtgacgaggaggaacgaggctctgcggcaggcgcaaAAACGCACtcccgtcctcctcgtcgaccAGCAGATGAAAGTCCGCGGCTGCAAAGACGTCTACGCCCTCGGCGACTGCTGCCGCGTGAAACCGCCCGCTCTCCTCGACGCTGGAGAGGCCCTATACGTtgcagccgtcgccgcaACCGGAAAAGCGAGTGAGCAACGAGTCGccaagaaaagagaaagagagaggaaaagcagaaagagaggaaggaggagctTCTCGCGCCCATTCCGAGGGCTTGGAGCCCGGGGGGTGGGGGACGGGGTCCGCGACAGTTTCGCGTGGAGTTCTCCGTGTGCAGGCCCCCCGCTGTGACAGCCGTTTGCGCTGTCACGCGGCGAAAGAGTGCTGTGTCGGTTTCTGTCGTCTCGTGCTTCGCGACTGTCTGTTCTTTGTGCTTCGGAGCAGCCGAGGCGAACCTTGAGATGGCGTGTTTCGATATTCTTTTCCTTTATTTCAGGCTCGGACTGGctcgagcgcgaggctccCAGGCTGAGCACGATTTATCCGCAGCTGGCTCCAAGCAAGTTCGACTTCTCCAAGaagccgcgccaggcgcagaTGACGAGGGAGGAGTTCTTCAAACTGCTTGCGGTGAGTCCACGCAGAAAGTAGGCCTTTCTTATCTTGTGGAGAGTCATGTATGCACACGTTTGAGCAACGtgtgtctctttttttcttcctgGCGTTCGTTTTGTGCCTCCGTGTGCGTCTCGGTTGTTTTGTGTGGAGAGGGGACTGCCTGTGAGGGAAGTCTGCGTAAGCGCGCGACTTGCTCTTGcttgcgttttttctctctggtGTCGCGGTGTCCCTTTGGCTGCTTGATTCAAAACTTTCCGCTCGCTGcatcgcggcggcgtgtctgTTTTTCGCCCCAGGAGATCGATGGCGCGTaccgctcgccggcgccgactgCGCAGAATGCGCAGCAGGGGGGGTACTACCTCGCGCAGACGTTCAACGCGTTTCCCtcagcggcggagaaggagagggcgCCCGCGTTTGTGGAGACGAACCGCGGCGCACTGGTGTATTTGGGACAggggcaggccgcggcggagatcgAGGGCTGGCGAACCTTCGTCGGGGGCCTGCACACGCTCCTCCTGTGGAAAGCCGCGTACTTGCAGATGCAGTACTCCTGGTTGaacgtcgccgcctgcgtgggcGGCTGGTTGAAGGAACGCCTCGTCGGGCGCGACGTCGCTCGTGAACATTTGGACGGCGAGGCAGTCTACTCCGACCGAAGAAAGTAGATGCTCACGTGCCCGCGACCCCACGCGGATGCATCCTACATGCATGTAGATGC is part of the Besnoitia besnoiti strain Bb-Ger1 chromosome XII, whole genome shotgun sequence genome and encodes:
- a CDS encoding non-proton pumping type-II NADH dehydrogenase I (encoded by transcript BESB_023380) — encoded protein: MPPSPVLRLLAGVAVPLVAPAPASPPARCDANQQPPAAPLSDGQAGPAGSRLREPPRPYSSLAPLWAWSSQKWTSLRLRTGLLSPAAVAPSSGASPGAPAGASGSSSGGGGRQRVVVVGSGWAAVSFLSRLDMTRYEPVVISPRDYFTFTPLLPSVCVGSLSAAACRTGVRGLLTRGGVACGRFFEARVEDIDPEKKTVRCRARFPAATGCAAPGRGDGGEGRTGAREHVWEQPYDYLVVTAGAEVNTFNVPGVKEHALFLKELEDARRIKARLFDVLEAASLPGLSEAERRKLLHFVVVGAGPTGVEVAAEIDDFFQSEGKKYFADLAPFVRITLVEMLPTVLAAYNAETQKFAHDLLEKNPRIHLRLRSQVVGVGPESVRIRSSTAGGPGAGAETEETELPCGLLVWASGIKSPKFCLDMTRRNEALRQAQKRTPVLLVDQQMKVRGCKDVYALGDCCRVKPPALLDAGEALYVAAVAATGKASSDWLEREAPRLSTIYPQLAPSKFDFSKKPRQAQMTREEFFKLLAEIDGAYRSPAPTAQNAQQGGYYLAQTFNAFPSAAEKERAPAFVETNRGALVYLGQGQAAAEIEGWRTFVGGLHTLLLWKAAYLQMQYSWLNVAACVGGWLKERLVGRDVAREHLDGEAVYSDRRK